From a region of the Roseisolibacter agri genome:
- a CDS encoding SDR family oxidoreductase translates to MDLGLTGRVALVTGASSGLGLAIAQELAAEGAAVAMVARRTDLLQREAAALVARTHHRVLPLAADVTDADATARAVDEAVATLGPIDILVANAGGPPSTTFATTTDAQYRAALELNLLAAIRLAQRCVPPMRERRWGRVIFLTSMAAKQPQPGLLLSNMARAGLLGFAKTLATECAPDGVLVNTVLPGHFETARARELAEMRAARDGRPVDELLAARTQAIPVGRSGAPREMAAVVAFLASERASFVTGTALQVDGGQIASLL, encoded by the coding sequence ATGGATCTCGGACTGACGGGCCGCGTCGCGCTGGTCACCGGCGCCTCGAGCGGCCTCGGACTCGCGATCGCGCAGGAGCTGGCCGCGGAGGGCGCGGCGGTCGCAATGGTAGCACGTCGCACCGATCTCCTGCAGCGCGAGGCGGCCGCGCTGGTGGCGCGGACGCACCACCGCGTGCTGCCGCTGGCGGCGGACGTCACCGACGCCGACGCCACCGCGCGCGCGGTCGACGAGGCGGTGGCGACGCTCGGCCCGATCGACATCCTCGTCGCGAACGCCGGCGGCCCGCCGTCGACGACGTTCGCCACGACGACCGACGCGCAGTACCGCGCCGCGCTGGAGCTCAACCTGCTGGCGGCGATCCGGCTCGCGCAGCGCTGCGTGCCGCCGATGCGCGAGCGCCGGTGGGGCCGCGTGATCTTCCTGACGTCGATGGCCGCGAAGCAGCCGCAGCCCGGGCTCCTGCTCTCCAACATGGCGCGCGCGGGGCTGCTGGGCTTCGCGAAGACGCTGGCCACCGAGTGCGCGCCGGACGGCGTGCTGGTGAACACGGTGCTCCCCGGCCACTTCGAGACGGCGCGGGCGCGCGAGCTGGCCGAGATGCGCGCGGCCCGCGACGGGCGGCCGGTGGACGAGCTGCTCGCCGCGCGCACGCAGGCGATCCCCGTCGGGCGATCGGGTGCGCCGCGCGAGATGGCGGCGGTGGTCGCCTTCCTGGCGTCGGAGCGGGCGAGCTTCGTCACGGGGACCGCGCTGCAGGTCGACGGCGGCCAGATCGCGTCGCTGCTGTAG
- a CDS encoding DNA-3-methyladenine glycosylase, translating into MPPGSPYPDAFYDRDPRLVARELLGAVLQCRTADGVASGRIVETEAYLGPHDPACHAVAGRTARTWFLHGAPGVAYVYRIYGMHWCFNAVTLPEGFGSAVLVRALEPIEGVQLMRRRRSVRTGSVPADRDLTNGPGKLAEALGIDGRLDGVRLDGAPNAAGALTLRAGAPIADAAVIVTPRIGITRAAEWPLRYLVAGSAWVSRTPKAFPRTPY; encoded by the coding sequence GTGCCTCCCGGCTCGCCCTATCCCGACGCGTTCTACGACCGCGATCCGCGCCTCGTCGCGCGCGAGCTGCTCGGCGCGGTGCTCCAGTGTCGCACCGCCGACGGCGTCGCCAGCGGACGCATCGTCGAGACGGAGGCCTATCTCGGCCCGCACGATCCGGCGTGTCACGCGGTGGCGGGGCGCACCGCCCGCACCTGGTTCCTGCACGGCGCGCCGGGCGTCGCCTACGTCTACCGCATCTACGGCATGCACTGGTGCTTCAACGCGGTCACGCTGCCCGAGGGCTTCGGCAGCGCGGTGCTCGTGCGCGCGCTCGAGCCAATAGAGGGCGTGCAGCTGATGCGGCGGCGTCGGTCCGTGCGCACGGGCAGCGTGCCCGCGGACCGCGATCTCACCAACGGTCCCGGCAAGCTCGCCGAAGCGCTCGGCATCGACGGTCGGCTGGACGGCGTGCGGCTCGACGGCGCACCGAACGCAGCAGGGGCGCTGACGCTGCGCGCCGGCGCCCCCATCGCCGATGCGGCGGTGATCGTCACCCCGCGCATCGGCATCACGCGCGCGGCCGAGTGGCCGCTGCGCTATCTCGTGGCTGGCAGCGCGTGGGTCTCACGCACGCCGAAGGCGTTCCCGCGCACGCCGTACTGA
- a CDS encoding M14 family metallopeptidase: MSPRPTPARRPGAARVLTTALTSALTTAAAACVSLAALPDGATAQARRAAPAPRATSVATPKALLGLDVGADRVLADWGQITRYFASLPGASPMVKVDTLGRTTQGLPLIVATISSPENIRNLATIRQRQARLADPRGLSAEEQARIVAQQPAVVMITCNIHATEIASSQMAMELAHRLVTNDTLRRSLDDVVLLLVPSLNPDGQQMVTDWYRRGVGTPYEGGPLPWLYHAYVGHDNNRDWYMATQVETRLVTDLLYRRWFPAVFYDVHQQGNEGMRLSIPPHVDPINPNVDPLIVRGINHIGMEMALALEERGKTGVGDGVTYDLWWHGGARSTPTRHNMVGLLTEAASVRIATPITQKVEDLRGHPRGLPRYEQKVNFPSPWMGGTWRLRDIMDYELIAAEALVRMLSQQRDQYVRNFAQLGRKQIAAGEAGGPWAYVIPATQRDPGAAARLVEVLRIGGVEVERATAAFQANGKSYPAGSHVVKMAQPYRAHAKDLLEVQRFPKMERFPGGPQERPYDVAGWTLPFQFGVAVDEVAQRFDAPTSMVREIDVTTLRDRCGATGGGQYRVLDSRDTRSYAIAMAALARGVPMRIAQAPVALGGGATAAAGSFVLERADDAATRACTEGGTVATLPAGRTLRAAPRVGLYKPWTGNMDEGWTRWVFDQHKVAYTSVTDSIMRAGNLRARYDVLVVSDMALREAERGLAASAAPAQYTGGLGAAGTAALKAFVEAGGTLLLFDRASELASGPLGIPVRRITPNVGRGGEGGGGADADTVRVGAPVREQLYAPGSVLRTLVDTSSPITAGMSDTTAVYFTNSTTLDVSGVPGARVLSRYPARGEDILMSGFLTGASQIAGKTAAAEVPLGQGRVVMFGFRPQYRGQSIATFKMLFNAILSSPAADARPAT, from the coding sequence ATGTCCCCCCGCCCCACCCCCGCGCGCCGTCCCGGCGCCGCGCGCGTGCTCACCACGGCGCTCACCTCGGCGCTCACGACGGCGGCCGCCGCGTGCGTGTCGCTCGCCGCCCTGCCCGATGGGGCGACGGCGCAGGCCCGGCGCGCCGCGCCCGCCCCGCGCGCCACGTCGGTCGCCACGCCCAAGGCCCTGCTGGGGCTGGACGTCGGCGCGGACCGCGTGCTGGCGGACTGGGGACAGATCACGCGCTACTTCGCCTCGCTGCCCGGCGCGTCGCCGATGGTGAAGGTGGACACGCTCGGCCGCACCACCCAAGGGCTGCCGCTGATCGTCGCGACCATCTCCTCGCCCGAGAACATTCGCAATCTCGCGACCATCCGCCAGCGCCAGGCGCGACTCGCCGACCCGCGCGGCCTGTCGGCGGAGGAGCAGGCGCGGATCGTCGCGCAGCAGCCGGCGGTGGTGATGATCACCTGCAACATCCACGCGACCGAGATCGCGTCGTCGCAGATGGCGATGGAGCTCGCGCACCGGCTGGTCACCAACGACACGCTGCGCCGCTCGCTGGACGACGTCGTGCTGCTGCTGGTCCCGTCGCTCAATCCCGACGGCCAGCAGATGGTGACCGACTGGTACCGCAGGGGCGTCGGCACGCCGTACGAGGGCGGCCCGCTGCCGTGGCTGTACCACGCGTACGTCGGCCACGACAACAACCGCGACTGGTACATGGCCACCCAGGTGGAGACGCGCCTGGTGACGGACCTGCTCTACCGCCGCTGGTTCCCGGCCGTGTTCTACGACGTGCACCAGCAGGGCAACGAGGGGATGCGCCTCTCGATCCCGCCGCACGTCGACCCGATCAACCCGAACGTGGACCCGCTGATCGTGCGCGGGATCAACCACATCGGGATGGAGATGGCGCTCGCGCTCGAGGAGCGCGGGAAGACGGGCGTCGGCGACGGCGTGACCTACGACCTCTGGTGGCACGGCGGCGCGCGCTCGACGCCGACGCGGCACAACATGGTCGGCCTGCTGACCGAGGCCGCGAGCGTGCGCATCGCGACGCCGATCACGCAGAAGGTGGAGGACCTGCGCGGGCATCCGCGCGGACTGCCGCGCTACGAGCAGAAGGTCAACTTCCCGAGCCCGTGGATGGGCGGGACGTGGCGGCTGCGCGACATCATGGACTACGAGCTGATCGCGGCCGAGGCGCTGGTGCGCATGCTGAGCCAGCAGCGCGACCAGTACGTGCGCAACTTCGCGCAGCTCGGCCGCAAGCAGATCGCGGCCGGCGAGGCGGGCGGCCCGTGGGCGTACGTGATCCCCGCGACGCAGCGCGACCCCGGTGCCGCCGCGCGCCTGGTGGAGGTGCTGCGCATCGGCGGCGTGGAGGTGGAGCGCGCGACCGCGGCGTTCCAGGCGAACGGGAAGTCGTATCCGGCCGGCAGCCACGTCGTGAAGATGGCGCAGCCGTACCGCGCGCACGCGAAGGACCTGCTGGAGGTGCAGCGCTTCCCGAAGATGGAGCGCTTCCCCGGCGGCCCGCAGGAGCGGCCGTACGACGTCGCCGGCTGGACGCTGCCGTTCCAGTTCGGCGTGGCGGTGGACGAGGTCGCGCAGCGCTTCGACGCGCCGACGAGCATGGTGCGCGAGATCGACGTGACGACGCTGCGCGACCGCTGCGGCGCGACCGGCGGCGGCCAGTACCGCGTGCTGGACTCGCGCGACACGCGCAGCTACGCCATCGCGATGGCGGCGCTCGCGCGCGGCGTCCCGATGCGCATCGCGCAGGCGCCGGTGGCGCTGGGCGGCGGAGCGACCGCGGCCGCCGGCTCGTTCGTGCTGGAGCGCGCGGACGACGCGGCCACGCGCGCGTGCACGGAGGGCGGCACAGTGGCGACGCTGCCCGCGGGCCGCACCCTGCGCGCGGCACCGCGCGTCGGGCTGTACAAGCCGTGGACCGGCAACATGGACGAGGGGTGGACGCGCTGGGTGTTCGACCAGCACAAGGTCGCGTACACGAGCGTCACCGACTCGATCATGCGCGCGGGCAACCTGCGCGCGCGCTACGACGTGCTGGTGGTGTCGGACATGGCGCTGCGCGAGGCGGAGCGCGGGCTGGCCGCGAGCGCGGCGCCCGCGCAGTACACGGGCGGGCTGGGCGCGGCGGGCACCGCGGCGCTGAAGGCGTTCGTGGAGGCGGGCGGCACGCTGCTGCTGTTCGACCGCGCGTCCGAGCTCGCGAGCGGCCCGCTCGGCATCCCGGTGCGGCGCATCACGCCGAACGTCGGGCGCGGCGGCGAGGGCGGCGGCGGCGCGGACGCCGACACGGTGCGCGTCGGTGCGCCCGTGCGTGAGCAGCTGTACGCGCCCGGCTCGGTGCTGCGCACGCTCGTCGACACGTCGAGCCCGATCACCGCGGGCATGTCGGACACGACGGCGGTGTACTTCACCAACTCGACGACGCTGGACGTCTCGGGCGTGCCGGGGGCGCGCGTGCTGTCGCGCTATCCGGCGCGCGGGGAGGACATCCTGATGAGCGGCTTCCTCACGGGCGCGTCGCAGATCGCGGGCAAGACCGCGGCGGCCGAGGTGCCGCTGGGACAGGGGCGCGTCGTGATGTTCGGCTTCCGCCCGCAGTACCGCGGGCAGTCGATCGCGACGTTCAAGATGCTGTTCAACGCCATCCTGTCGTCGCCCGCGGCGGACGCGCGGCCGGCAACGTGA
- a CDS encoding glycine C-acetyltransferase: MALNPTFVQDFEAQIAQLKADRVYKRLNHLDSPQGPRVRMEGRGEVVILSSNNYLGLADDPAVVEAGHEGLRRYGAGTASVRFICGTFTVHRELETALARFVGTEAALSYVSAWNANEALTATVVEAGDFVISDELNHASIIDSIRLAKAIKKCTTAVYKHSDLDDLRAKLRANRDAKRKLIWTDGVFSMEGSIAKLPDILQIAREENAVVVMDDSHATGVLGKTGRGTAEHFGVLGEVDVITSTLGKALGGAAGGFIAGPAALVDMMTQRSRPQLFSNALPPTVAASSLAAVELTEREPARVETLRENARYFRERIIEAGFKPLAGETPIIPIIVGETAAAIQMSDLLLDEGVFVTGFGFPVVPQGQARVRCQISAAHTRDDLDFAVAAFKKVGAKLGII; encoded by the coding sequence GTGGCCCTCAACCCGACCTTCGTCCAGGACTTCGAGGCGCAGATCGCGCAGCTCAAGGCCGATCGCGTCTACAAGCGCCTGAACCACCTCGACTCGCCCCAGGGGCCGCGCGTGCGGATGGAGGGGCGCGGCGAGGTGGTGATCCTCTCGTCGAACAACTACCTCGGCCTCGCCGACGACCCGGCGGTCGTCGAGGCGGGGCACGAGGGGCTGCGCCGCTACGGCGCGGGCACGGCGAGCGTCCGCTTCATCTGCGGGACGTTCACCGTGCACCGCGAGCTGGAGACGGCGCTCGCCCGCTTCGTCGGCACGGAGGCGGCGCTGTCGTACGTCTCGGCGTGGAACGCCAACGAGGCGCTGACGGCGACGGTCGTCGAGGCGGGCGACTTCGTGATCTCGGACGAGCTGAATCACGCGTCGATCATCGACTCGATCCGGCTCGCGAAGGCGATCAAGAAGTGCACGACCGCCGTCTACAAGCACTCGGACCTGGACGACCTGCGCGCGAAGCTGCGCGCCAACCGCGACGCCAAGCGGAAGCTGATCTGGACCGACGGCGTGTTCTCGATGGAGGGCTCGATCGCGAAGCTGCCGGACATCCTGCAGATCGCCCGCGAGGAGAACGCGGTCGTGGTGATGGACGACTCGCACGCGACGGGCGTCCTCGGCAAGACGGGGCGCGGCACGGCGGAGCACTTCGGCGTGCTGGGCGAGGTGGACGTCATCACGTCGACGCTCGGCAAGGCGCTGGGCGGGGCGGCAGGCGGCTTCATCGCCGGGCCGGCGGCGCTGGTGGACATGATGACGCAGCGCTCGCGCCCGCAGCTGTTCTCGAACGCGCTGCCGCCGACGGTCGCCGCGAGCTCGCTGGCGGCGGTGGAGCTGACGGAGCGCGAGCCGGCGCGCGTGGAGACGCTGCGCGAGAACGCGCGCTACTTCCGCGAGCGCATCATCGAGGCGGGGTTCAAGCCGCTCGCGGGCGAGACGCCGATCATCCCGATCATCGTCGGCGAGACGGCGGCCGCGATCCAGATGAGCGATCTGCTGCTGGACGAGGGCGTGTTCGTGACCGGCTTCGGGTTCCCGGTGGTGCCGCAGGGACAGGCGCGCGTGCGCTGCCAGATCAGCGCGGCGCACACGCGGGACGATCTCGACTTCGCCGTCGCCGCGTTCAAGAAGGTCGGCGCGAAGCTCGGCATCATCTGA
- a CDS encoding ankyrin repeat domain-containing protein, with protein MYENDHDDILTAARAGDTDETAAVLAMDNRLTRVTDAEGRTPLHLAAAGGHRETVELLLHNNADPQARDRAGQTALALAERAGHADVAAALRAAGAS; from the coding sequence ATGTACGAGAACGACCACGACGACATCCTGACCGCCGCCCGCGCGGGCGACACCGACGAGACGGCGGCGGTCCTCGCGATGGACAACCGCCTGACGCGCGTCACCGACGCCGAAGGGCGCACGCCGCTGCACCTGGCCGCCGCCGGCGGGCACCGCGAGACGGTGGAGCTGCTGCTGCACAACAACGCCGACCCGCAGGCGCGCGACCGCGCCGGCCAGACCGCGCTGGCGCTGGCCGAGCGCGCCGGGCACGCCGACGTCGCGGCCGCGCTCCGCGCCGCGGGCGCGTCCTGA
- the tdh gene encoding L-threonine 3-dehydrogenase — MKETAGPGFVLREVPEPSIRDDEVLIQVRRAGVCGTDVHIYEWDDWARGRCRPPFVVGHEFAGDVVQVGALVENVKVGDRVTAEGHIVDGMCLLCRTGNAHVCPHTKIIGVDRDGCFAEYIAMPATNVWHLDANVSYEIGGIHDPMGNAFHTALTHTEIPGATVLVTGCGPIGCFAVGICKAAGASRIIASDVNPKRLELARRMGAHDTVHPSEAATAVERATGGYGVDVVLEMSGVPAAIHQAFALVRVGGRVQMLGIPAKPMEVNFASEVIFKGITIYGVVGRRMYDTWHQMTRFLRSGEFDPTPVITHRFPLEGFDDAIHAIKSGEAGKVVFEIA, encoded by the coding sequence GTGAAAGAGACGGCCGGCCCCGGCTTCGTCCTGCGCGAGGTGCCCGAGCCGAGCATCCGGGACGACGAAGTGCTCATCCAGGTGCGCCGCGCGGGCGTGTGCGGCACCGACGTCCACATCTACGAGTGGGACGACTGGGCGCGCGGCCGCTGTCGGCCGCCGTTCGTCGTCGGCCACGAGTTCGCCGGCGACGTCGTGCAGGTGGGCGCCCTGGTGGAGAACGTGAAGGTCGGCGACCGCGTCACGGCGGAAGGCCACATCGTCGACGGCATGTGCCTGCTGTGCCGCACCGGCAACGCGCACGTCTGCCCGCACACGAAGATCATCGGCGTCGACCGCGACGGCTGCTTCGCCGAGTACATCGCGATGCCGGCGACCAACGTGTGGCACCTGGACGCCAACGTCTCCTACGAGATCGGCGGCATCCACGACCCGATGGGCAACGCCTTCCACACGGCGCTGACGCACACCGAGATCCCCGGCGCCACCGTGCTCGTCACGGGCTGCGGCCCGATCGGCTGCTTCGCGGTCGGCATCTGCAAGGCGGCGGGCGCGTCGCGCATCATCGCCTCCGACGTGAACCCGAAGCGCCTCGAGCTGGCGCGGCGCATGGGCGCGCACGACACGGTGCATCCCTCCGAGGCCGCCACCGCGGTCGAGCGCGCGACGGGCGGCTACGGTGTGGACGTCGTGCTGGAGATGTCGGGCGTGCCGGCGGCGATCCACCAGGCGTTCGCGCTCGTGCGCGTCGGCGGCCGGGTGCAGATGCTCGGCATCCCCGCCAAGCCCATGGAGGTGAACTTCGCCTCCGAGGTGATCTTCAAGGGGATCACGATCTACGGCGTCGTGGGCCGCCGGATGTACGACACCTGGCACCAGATGACCCGCTTCCTGCGCTCGGGCGAGTTCGACCCGACGCCCGTGATCACGCACCGCTTCCCGCTCGAGGGCTTCGACGACGCGATCCACGCGATCAAGAGCGGCGAGGCGGGCAAGGTCGTGTTCGAGATCGCCTGA